One segment of Gammaproteobacteria bacterium DNA contains the following:
- a CDS encoding cupredoxin domain-containing protein yields MKSKLAVLFAGFALSLSVSAADAPATEFTIVIKNHRFEPAEVTVPAGKKVKLVVDNQDATPEEFESHDLKREKVIAGNTKATIAIGPLKAGSYDFVGEYNEDTAKGKIVAQ; encoded by the coding sequence ATGAAGTCGAAGCTTGCTGTGTTGTTTGCCGGATTTGCCTTGAGCCTGTCGGTGTCCGCGGCGGATGCGCCGGCGACCGAGTTCACGATTGTCATCAAGAATCACCGCTTCGAGCCTGCTGAAGTCACCGTGCCGGCCGGCAAGAAAGTGAAGCTGGTTGTCGATAACCAAGACGCCACCCCGGAAGAATTCGAGAGCCACGATCTGAAGCGCGAGAAGGTGATCGCCGGCAACACCAAGGCAACCATCGCCATTGGCCCGCTCAAAGCCGGCAGCTACGACTTCGTCGGTGAGTACAACGAAGATACCGCCAAGGGCAAGATCGTCGCGCAATAA